In the genome of Blastopirellula marina, one region contains:
- a CDS encoding cation:proton antiporter, whose amino-acid sequence MDPLEILALDLIVILAAGFLSGALCRYFHFSTIVGYLIVGAIIGEGGLGFLHTESHDLQMLAEMGALFLLFSIGTEISWEELKHVGPWILIAGFIQLIAVSIPASLLFALIGIPWQGACLMGAAVALSSTVLVFRALHEQNVATSPAGIRSVGILLFQDMAIVPLMLAVPLLSATGEHSSYEFVRLGLVSLLFVTTIPVLAFVTHRFALPLFSLLRSRELLLLFALALLGGGCFVAHRLGLPAAFGAFGAGLILGGNRFTQQVDALTLPFRESFAAVFFISLGGLLNFALLLEDPLVVIIGFPLVLLVKTFGAGLALKLSGMNWRVALLMGLGLSQIGELSFLLLSEGMDSDLIDETNYNQMLVLAIGTMIITPGLIKFAVRKLGDHESLHTKKEEKPIEARESIREAVIIGVGPVARQVASRIETSGADVRFIDLNSVNTYPLIQAGFRAVTGDATKRSTLREAEIAHANLALVAVPDDEASVQIVKNIRSMNRHCTILARCRYQRNRERLHLVGADYVTDEESQTALMLIGMIEKLESSHSF is encoded by the coding sequence GTGGACCCACTAGAAATCCTAGCACTCGACCTGATTGTGATTCTCGCTGCAGGATTCCTATCGGGGGCGTTATGTCGATATTTCCACTTCTCGACGATCGTCGGCTATTTGATTGTCGGTGCAATCATCGGAGAAGGTGGGCTGGGCTTTCTCCATACCGAGAGTCACGACTTGCAGATGCTGGCCGAAATGGGGGCTCTGTTCCTTCTGTTCTCGATCGGTACGGAAATCTCATGGGAGGAATTAAAGCACGTCGGGCCATGGATTCTGATCGCTGGCTTCATCCAGTTGATCGCGGTGAGTATTCCGGCCAGCTTACTTTTTGCCTTAATCGGAATTCCATGGCAGGGAGCCTGTCTGATGGGGGCCGCCGTCGCGTTGAGTTCAACAGTGCTCGTGTTCCGCGCCTTGCATGAACAGAACGTCGCCACTTCGCCCGCTGGTATCCGAAGTGTCGGTATCTTGCTCTTTCAGGACATGGCAATCGTGCCGTTGATGCTGGCCGTGCCGCTGTTATCGGCCACGGGGGAACACTCCAGCTACGAGTTTGTGCGTCTGGGACTGGTCTCTTTACTATTCGTGACGACAATCCCGGTACTGGCTTTCGTGACCCATCGCTTCGCTTTGCCGCTCTTCTCGTTGCTGCGAAGCCGAGAATTGTTGCTCCTATTTGCCCTCGCGCTGCTAGGCGGTGGCTGTTTCGTGGCCCACCGTTTGGGACTGCCGGCCGCCTTTGGGGCATTCGGTGCCGGGCTAATTCTTGGAGGAAATCGCTTTACGCAACAGGTCGACGCACTGACACTTCCGTTTCGTGAAAGCTTCGCCGCGGTGTTCTTCATCTCATTGGGCGGTTTGCTCAATTTTGCGCTCCTATTGGAAGATCCGCTGGTGGTGATCATCGGCTTCCCTTTGGTGCTGCTTGTGAAAACCTTCGGAGCCGGGCTCGCCTTGAAGCTTTCGGGCATGAACTGGCGAGTTGCCTTGCTAATGGGATTGGGACTCTCGCAGATCGGCGAATTGAGCTTCCTGCTTCTGTCTGAAGGGATGGACTCCGACTTGATTGATGAAACCAACTACAACCAAATGTTGGTTCTCGCGATCGGGACGATGATCATTACGCCAGGGCTAATTAAGTTCGCCGTTCGTAAGCTGGGGGATCACGAGTCGCTTCACACGAAGAAGGAAGAGAAGCCAATCGAGGCCCGGGAGTCAATTCGCGAGGCTGTTATCATCGGGGTTGGACCGGTTGCCCGACAGGTTGCTTCGCGGATTGAAACCTCAGGGGCGGATGTTCGCTTCATCGACTTGAATTCAGTGAATACCTACCCTCTGATCCAAGCTGGGTTTCGAGCGGTCACGGGCGATGCGACGAAGCGATCAACATTGCGCGAAGCCGAGATCGCCCATGCCAATCTCGCTTTGGTTGCGGTTCCCGACGACGAGGCGTCCGTCCAGATCGTTAAGAATATCCGCAGCATGAACCGACACTGCACCATCCTAGCCCGCTGCCGCTATCAGCGAAATCGCGAACGCCTTCACCTGGTTGGGGCGGACTACGTGACCGACGAAGAGTCGCAAACCGCCCTCATGTTGATTGGCATGATCGAGAAGCTGGAATCGAGTCACTCGTTCTAG
- a CDS encoding phosphoadenylyl-sulfate reductase, producing the protein MSAGKVTPDTATTSEMLEPTPELFAELEEASQRLETAEPAEIIRWGAERFGQKLTMGTAFGPEGCVILYLLSQIAPDTPVFNLDTGYQFQETLDVRDQIREKFGIDVKLLKPEHTVEEYEKIHGGPLYKTNPTQCCFDRKIKVLQRGAAGNHAWISAIRRDQSPDRAKASIVGWDKKFGLVKINPLANQTKSWVWRMITENEIPYNVLHDQGYTSIGCWPCTRAVMAGEDERAGRWSGTGKTECGLHTLDDSPNV; encoded by the coding sequence ATGTCGGCCGGCAAAGTAACTCCAGATACAGCAACGACTTCCGAGATGCTCGAGCCCACGCCAGAGCTTTTCGCCGAACTCGAGGAAGCCTCCCAGCGGCTAGAAACCGCCGAGCCTGCGGAGATTATCCGCTGGGGTGCCGAGCGTTTCGGCCAGAAGCTCACGATGGGGACGGCATTTGGCCCGGAAGGGTGCGTGATTCTTTACTTGCTTTCCCAAATCGCGCCCGATACGCCCGTTTTTAATCTCGATACGGGTTACCAGTTTCAAGAGACGCTCGATGTCCGGGATCAGATTCGCGAGAAATTCGGCATCGACGTCAAGCTGCTCAAGCCAGAGCACACGGTGGAAGAGTACGAAAAAATCCATGGCGGGCCACTCTACAAAACGAACCCCACGCAGTGCTGCTTCGATCGGAAGATCAAAGTGCTGCAGCGCGGTGCCGCGGGTAACCATGCTTGGATTAGTGCGATACGTCGCGATCAAAGCCCTGACCGTGCGAAAGCGAGCATCGTTGGCTGGGATAAGAAGTTTGGGTTGGTGAAGATCAATCCACTGGCCAACCAGACGAAGTCCTGGGTCTGGCGAATGATCACCGAGAACGAGATTCCATACAACGTCTTGCACGATCAAGGGTACACCAGCATCGGTTGCTGGCCATGCACCCGGGCCGTGATGGCCGGCGAGGATGAACGTGCCGGACGCTGGAGTGGCACAGGAAAAACGGAGTGCGGGCTGCACACCTTAGACGATAGTCCTAACGTATAA
- the ribA gene encoding GTP cyclohydrolase II — translation MTHRFSTVQAAVDAIKAGKVIIVVDAEDRENEGDFVAAAEKTTPEVVNFMITQGRGLLCAACLPDICERLELTPLVENNNAPLRTAFTTPIDHKTARTGITARERSDTIMSMVDPNSTADDFVRPGHVYPLLAKEGGVLRRAGHTEASVDLARMAGLTPAASLCEILNEEGDRASRDELIALAKKHDLEIISIEQLISHRRVNEKLVERGAEAKLPTKYGEFDIIVYDVKYETQEPIVLAMGDLSSVDAPLVRLHSSCFTGDLVASLRCDCGDQLDMALRRISEEGVGAVVYLPQEGRGIGLKAKIRAYALQDQGLDTVEANHALGFKSDMRDYGVGIQILKDLGLSKIRLLTNNPKKTDAFIYGGFDLEVVDQVAIMAETNPHNQKYLDTKRDKMGHRLP, via the coding sequence GTGACTCACCGTTTCTCCACCGTCCAGGCGGCCGTCGACGCGATCAAAGCCGGAAAAGTCATCATTGTGGTCGATGCGGAAGACCGGGAAAACGAGGGGGACTTTGTCGCTGCAGCAGAAAAAACGACCCCAGAAGTCGTTAACTTCATGATCACTCAAGGGCGGGGTCTGCTCTGTGCGGCGTGTCTACCCGACATTTGCGAGCGACTAGAACTCACTCCGCTGGTCGAGAACAACAACGCTCCTTTGCGTACGGCCTTCACAACGCCGATCGACCACAAGACTGCTCGTACGGGAATCACAGCACGCGAGCGATCAGACACGATCATGTCGATGGTCGATCCCAATTCGACCGCAGATGACTTCGTTAGACCAGGACACGTTTATCCCCTACTCGCTAAGGAAGGAGGTGTCTTACGACGTGCCGGGCATACCGAAGCCTCGGTCGATCTGGCCCGCATGGCAGGACTCACCCCGGCCGCCTCCCTCTGTGAGATCCTCAACGAAGAAGGGGATCGAGCCTCGCGCGACGAACTGATCGCGTTAGCGAAGAAGCATGATCTGGAGATCATCTCGATCGAGCAATTGATCTCGCATCGTCGCGTGAACGAGAAGCTGGTCGAGCGTGGTGCGGAAGCCAAGTTGCCCACAAAATACGGCGAATTCGATATCATCGTCTACGATGTGAAGTATGAAACGCAGGAACCAATCGTCCTGGCGATGGGCGATCTATCGTCAGTCGACGCGCCTTTGGTTCGCCTTCATAGCAGCTGCTTTACTGGCGATCTTGTCGCTTCGCTCCGCTGCGATTGCGGTGACCAGTTGGATATGGCCCTTCGTCGAATCAGCGAAGAAGGTGTCGGAGCCGTCGTTTATCTACCGCAGGAAGGGCGTGGCATTGGTTTGAAAGCCAAAATCCGGGCGTACGCTCTTCAGGATCAGGGTCTCGATACGGTGGAAGCGAATCATGCTCTTGGTTTTAAGAGCGACATGCGTGACTACGGTGTCGGCATCCAAATTCTCAAAGATCTCGGCCTGAGCAAGATTCGGTTACTTACGAACAACCCTAAGAAGACCGACGCATTCATCTACGGCGGTTTCGATCTAGAGGTGGTCGATCAGGTTGCGATCATGGCGGAAACCAATCCGCACAACCAAAAGTATCTCGATACCAAGCGAGACAAGATGGGGCATCGGTTGCCGTAG
- a CDS encoding alpha/beta hydrolase translates to MVPNQLIAERADKTLRADVYLPAGEGPFPAVLMIHGGAWAGGSRSNMAGNALFLANNGYAVASISYRFAPSHVFPAQLEDCREGLKWLVEHAEQFHIDTNRIASWGHSAGGHLACLVAATDAEKDPEAPQLKAVVAGAAPCDFTNEPLESRRLSFFLGGSRAEKPGAYVMASPISHVTAKCPPIFFFHGTEDNVVPIEEAQVMHDKLSSLGIPTVFYKSQGRGHIGSLIDPEARREALKFLDGQLKLGGS, encoded by the coding sequence ATGGTCCCAAATCAGCTAATTGCAGAACGGGCAGACAAGACCCTGCGGGCTGATGTGTACCTTCCCGCTGGCGAAGGTCCGTTTCCTGCCGTGTTGATGATTCATGGTGGTGCGTGGGCTGGCGGCTCGCGAAGCAACATGGCGGGCAACGCCTTATTTCTCGCAAATAACGGCTACGCAGTCGCTTCGATTTCCTATCGATTCGCACCCAGCCACGTGTTCCCGGCTCAGTTAGAAGATTGCCGAGAAGGCTTAAAATGGCTGGTCGAACACGCGGAGCAGTTCCATATCGATACCAATCGAATTGCAAGTTGGGGGCACTCGGCCGGAGGTCACTTAGCCTGCCTAGTGGCTGCAACCGATGCTGAGAAAGATCCTGAGGCTCCTCAACTGAAAGCAGTGGTCGCAGGAGCGGCACCATGCGACTTCACGAACGAACCGCTGGAAAGCCGGCGTCTGTCGTTCTTCCTGGGGGGCTCCAGAGCCGAAAAGCCGGGCGCGTACGTCATGGCTTCGCCCATTTCGCATGTGACCGCCAAGTGTCCGCCGATCTTTTTCTTCCATGGGACAGAAGACAATGTGGTGCCGATCGAGGAAGCTCAGGTGATGCACGACAAATTGTCGAGTCTTGGTATACCGACCGTTTTCTACAAATCTCAGGGCCGAGGTCATATCGGTAGCCTGATCGATCCGGAGGCCCGTCGAGAGGCATTGAAATTCCTCGACGGACAGCTCAAACTCGGTGGGTCGTAA
- the rhaB gene encoding rhamnulokinase, which translates to MSKKTYLAVDLGASSGRVLGGRFDGSKLQLEEVHRFDNGPIALAGHLHWDLLQLWQNIKDGLSASGTKFGSEISSVGVDTWGVDYALLGRNDELLGNPYHYRDPRTSGMFERAFAKVSREEIFAETGLQFMEINTLYQLLAMKEANSSVLEAAEHFLMMPDLFHWLLTGEKGNELTNATTTQLFNPVTKSWSKKLIDGLGLPEKIFGEIVDPGTVVGPLRDTVLEQIGLNGTKVVRPGTHDTASAVVAVPAESSPGQMPDWCYISSGTWSLMGVETPHPIINEQCAEFNYTNEGGVYGTTRLLKNIAGLWLVQECRRIWKQRGHEYGYSDLVRMSQEATPLASFVNPDHADFVAPQDMPAEIRDFCERTGQIVPQNDGAVIRCVLESLAMRYRVVHRKLQDLTGTKINTIHIVGGGTQNQLLCQMAADACNCQVVAGPVEATAIGNLMLQAVAAGDIDSLAEGREVIRNSFPVVTYTPKTPTMWDDAFPRFEKVTQVD; encoded by the coding sequence ATGTCGAAAAAGACTTACCTCGCTGTTGACTTGGGTGCTTCAAGTGGCCGTGTTCTCGGAGGCCGTTTTGATGGTTCCAAACTGCAATTGGAAGAGGTTCATCGGTTTGACAACGGGCCAATCGCGTTGGCGGGCCATCTGCACTGGGATCTCTTGCAGTTGTGGCAGAACATCAAAGACGGGCTGAGCGCTTCAGGTACCAAGTTCGGCAGCGAGATTAGCAGTGTAGGTGTCGATACATGGGGCGTCGATTACGCCCTTCTCGGTCGCAATGATGAACTGCTAGGCAATCCCTATCATTACCGCGATCCACGCACCAGCGGCATGTTCGAGCGAGCATTCGCGAAGGTCAGCCGTGAGGAGATCTTCGCCGAGACCGGTCTCCAGTTCATGGAGATCAACACGCTGTACCAACTGCTGGCCATGAAAGAAGCAAACAGTTCGGTTCTGGAAGCCGCCGAGCACTTCCTGATGATGCCCGACCTATTTCATTGGTTGTTAACCGGCGAAAAAGGAAATGAGCTGACCAACGCCACGACAACCCAACTATTCAATCCCGTTACCAAATCGTGGTCGAAGAAGTTGATCGATGGCTTGGGTTTGCCTGAGAAGATCTTTGGCGAGATCGTCGATCCAGGCACCGTTGTCGGACCACTACGTGACACCGTGCTGGAACAAATCGGACTCAACGGAACTAAGGTCGTCCGACCAGGCACCCACGATACGGCCTCGGCAGTGGTCGCTGTCCCAGCGGAAAGCTCACCCGGTCAGATGCCGGATTGGTGCTATATCTCCAGTGGAACCTGGTCGTTAATGGGCGTGGAAACACCTCATCCGATCATCAACGAGCAATGTGCCGAGTTCAACTATACGAATGAAGGTGGGGTTTACGGCACCACACGATTGCTGAAGAACATCGCCGGCTTGTGGCTGGTTCAGGAATGCCGACGCATCTGGAAACAGCGCGGCCATGAGTACGGTTATTCCGACTTGGTGCGAATGTCGCAGGAAGCCACACCACTAGCCAGCTTTGTGAATCCAGATCACGCCGACTTCGTCGCTCCGCAAGACATGCCCGCCGAAATTCGCGATTTCTGCGAACGAACTGGCCAGATCGTTCCGCAAAACGATGGGGCAGTCATCCGCTGCGTGCTAGAGAGCCTGGCGATGCGATACCGAGTGGTTCATCGCAAACTCCAAGACTTGACCGGTACGAAGATCAACACGATTCATATCGTCGGCGGAGGCACGCAAAACCAATTGCTTTGCCAGATGGCCGCCGATGCGTGCAATTGCCAAGTTGTCGCAGGTCCTGTTGAAGCTACGGCGATTGGCAATTTAATGCTGCAAGCCGTGGCCGCCGGAGACATCGACAGTTTGGCCGAGGGGCGAGAAGTCATTCGTAACAGTTTCCCCGTTGTCACCTACACTCCGAAGACACCCACCATGTGGGACGATGCCTTCCCAAGGTTCGAGAAAGTCACGCAGGTCGACTGA
- a CDS encoding GNAT family N-acetyltransferase — MARKDLHSSADLPLETPRTWLRRIEIGDFNRVLAIYGDEQSAQFDFYGPFGAADVEQMILSQSDIYLGDPGVPVYLAVLERETGELIGVINLTIDSPIDRQGSIGFVFDRAFHGHGYAFEGANAALQFAFTKLELHRMIAACDTRNERSWKLMERLGMRREAHFVHDGYSADENMWTDSFIYAMLDHEWRPNA; from the coding sequence ATGGCGCGAAAAGACTTGCACTCGTCGGCTGATTTGCCACTTGAGACTCCACGAACCTGGCTGCGCAGGATCGAAATTGGGGACTTCAATCGCGTATTAGCCATCTACGGAGACGAGCAGAGTGCCCAATTCGATTTCTATGGGCCATTCGGTGCCGCCGACGTAGAGCAGATGATCTTGTCTCAGTCCGATATCTATCTCGGAGATCCTGGTGTTCCTGTCTATTTAGCGGTACTTGAACGTGAAACAGGTGAGTTGATAGGAGTTATCAATCTAACCATCGATAGTCCTATCGATCGACAAGGCTCCATCGGGTTTGTGTTTGATCGCGCGTTCCACGGCCACGGATATGCATTTGAAGGAGCGAATGCGGCACTGCAGTTCGCTTTCACGAAGTTAGAGCTCCATCGTATGATTGCCGCTTGTGATACACGTAATGAGCGATCATGGAAGCTGATGGAACGACTTGGAATGCGCAGAGAGGCTCATTTCGTTCACGATGGCTACAGCGCAGACGAGAACATGTGGACGGACAGTTTCATCTACGCGATGCTCGACCACGAGTGGCGACCAAATGCTTGA
- a CDS encoding RrF2 family transcriptional regulator: MNVSAKTEYACIAMIELAARYEAGQPARLREIVEAQRIPQPFLVQIMSQLKAAGLVVSTRGATGGYRLAKAPDRISLADVFHVVEGAGDQADSNLQKPSPATEALCGVWSQICQARSKILEEVTLANLAARVAEQPDEMFYI, from the coding sequence ATGAACGTTTCAGCGAAAACAGAATATGCCTGTATCGCGATGATCGAACTGGCGGCCCGCTATGAAGCAGGTCAGCCGGCTCGATTGCGTGAGATCGTTGAAGCCCAGCGGATTCCGCAGCCGTTTCTCGTGCAGATTATGTCTCAGCTAAAGGCAGCCGGACTCGTTGTCAGCACACGAGGGGCAACCGGCGGCTATCGACTCGCGAAGGCCCCAGATCGAATCTCTCTGGCTGACGTTTTTCATGTCGTGGAAGGGGCAGGGGATCAAGCCGACTCTAACCTGCAAAAGCCTTCGCCGGCGACGGAAGCGTTATGCGGTGTCTGGAGCCAAATCTGCCAGGCTCGCTCGAAGATTCTGGAGGAAGTCACACTAGCTAACCTCGCCGCACGCGTTGCGGAACAGCCGGACGAGATGTTTTACATCTAG